AGTTGTTTACTTAATTCATTGAAAATATTTATTTTCTCAAAATTTGTAGATGATTTCTTTTGTAATATGTTTTGTAGGCTATCTATCAAGGCATTTTGTCCAAAAATAGAAAATGGGCAAGCATAAAAACTCCCAATTAGGAAATAGTATTGAAAAAATTTGAGTATCGTTTTCATGTGGCGAGGGATATGAGCGAAGGGAGATTTTTAGATAGAATTTTATCGTGTAGGTAGAAAAAATGATATTTTTAAGAGAAAACTTTATATATTTTATTATATAAAAAATAGTTAAATAAGATAAAAAATAAAGTTTCTCTTCTAATTGATAGCCCTGAATCCTATTTGCGGCAAAATACAAAATAATTTTCTACAAAGCAAAAACTACCTGAAATGTTTTTAAAATTTTCAGATAGTTTTTTATTTCGCTTAGTGAAGAAGTTAGTTTTTGATTTAAAGAGCTACTTCTCCCGCATAAAAAGGGTGTGAAACAGATTGCGTAGCGGATTTTTGCGCGTATCCGAAAGGGGCAGGCGTTCTAAGCCTAAGACGGCTTGGGTAAAATAGGCTTGGTAGCGTTCTTTGGTCGCTTTTCCTACTTCGAGTTGGTCGTAGATTTGGCGTATTGCAGCCACTTTTTCGGCGGGTTTTTGGTTTTCTTGTAGCCAATATTGCAGTTCTTTTGCCGTTTCGCCTTTGGCTTTTTCTAAGGCATCGAGCAGCAAATAGGTCTTTTTGTTTTCTATAATATCGCCGCCTACCTGTTTCCCAAAGGTTTTGGGGTCGCCATAGACATCTAAAAAATCGTCTTGCAACTGAAAGCCAATTCCTGCCTCTATCCCAATTTTACGCAAAAGATGGGCTTCTTCACTATTTGCCCCCCCCAAAATTCCGCCCAATTCTAAGGCAAAACCCAACAAAACGGCGGTTTTGAGTTCTATCATCTTCAAATAATCGCCTTTGCTGATGCCTTCGCTGGTCTCGAAATCCATGTCCAACTGCTGCCCCTCACAAACCTGCGCGGCACAGAGATTGAAGGCTTGTAAGACCGTTTTGAGATGAATATGTGGCACTTTTTCTAATAATAAATCATACACTTTGACAAGCATCACATCACCCGAAAGAATAGCCACATTCGGATTCCACTTTTGATGCACCGTCGCCTGATTCCTACGAAGGGGTGCATTGTCCATCAAATCGTCGTGTATGAGCGTAAAATTGTGAAAAACCTCGATAGAAATGGCAGGCACAAGGGCGTTTTGCCACTGATTATCAAAGAGTTGATAAGCTAATAGGCAAAGCATCGGGCGCAACCGTTTGCCGCCTAATTGCATCATGTAGCGCAAGGGGTCGTATAAATTAGCAGGACTTGTTCCAAATTCGAGCGCGACGATGTCTTTTTCAAGGGCTTCTAAAAGCACTTCGGGCGTAGGATTTTTCATGTCTTGGGTTTAAGAAAAAAAAAGCAGTTTTCAGATAAGTGGCAAAGTAAAATAAAATTTGGTAAGGTGCGTTTGTTTTGCGCCATTTTCTTGTTTTTCGGGTAGCATTTGGCTTTCTACCCAAATCATACCACCATTTTTTTGGACAAATTCATGACAAAGTAGCAATCCTAAGCCTGTTCCCTTTTCCCCTGCCGTTCCTTGTTGTGAATCGGCAAGGCGCAGAAAAAGCCTTTCTTTTTGCCTTGCTTCGATGCCCAAGCCCTGATTCGAAACCGTAAAAAGTGCCATTGGTTTGTGCTTTTGCTCGATTTTCTCTACTTTTATTTCTATTTCACTGCCTTCGAAGGCGTATTTTATCGCATTAGCAAGCAGATTGCGCAGCAAAAGTGCCAAGACCTGCCTTTCTGCCCAAATGCTTTCTTCTAATAATAGTTTAGTTTTTAATGTAAGTTTTTTATCTTCTAAATTTTTTTCAAAAAGTTTGCTTTTATTTTTAATATGAGTCATAGTTTCTTGTGGCAATATTTTTTCAGGCAATATAGCTGCTTGTTGCATTTGATTTTTTGCCCAAAAAAGCATATTTTCTAAAAGGTGTAAATTGACATTTACGTTGGTAGAAAGTTCTTTTAAAACACTTTCAAACTCTTTTTGGGTGAAAAGTCCGCGCTGGGCTAAGGCTAAAATGCCTTTCAAAGAGTGGAAAGGACTTTTTAAATCGTGTGCGATAATAGAAAAAAGGCGGTCTTTGGTCTGATGCAGTTGCGCCAACTTTTCATTTTGTGTCGTAATTTCTTCATTTTTTTCTGATAAAATCCGATTAACTCGCTTCTTTCTTTCGCGCTGCCTATACACTATCAAAACTAAGATAAGCAATAAAAAAAACAATTATAGAACCTAAATACAAAGCATAATTTCGCAATTTGATTTCACTTTCTTTTTCCGAAATTTGCAAAAGGCTTTCCGCTCGTTCTTTTTCTGTCCTAATTTTGAGATTTTGCGCTTCTAATTGTGCCTTTTGCGCCTGATTATAGAGGCTATCGGCTTTGCGTTTGTCTTTTTCTTGCTGGGCTAAGGCAAAAAGACGGTCGGCTTCGGCTTGTTTTTGTAGGATAAGCAGCTCTCGCTCGCGGTCTTGTTTTTCTAATCGTTCATTTTCCAAACTTTTTTTCTGTAAAAGATTTTCTTGTTCCAAACGCTCATTTTCTAATTTTTTGCGCTCCAAAAGCAGGGCATCTATTTGGTTTGATTTTTCTATATTAAACAAACTATCGCGATAATTTTGCTGTGCTTTCTGATAGAAAAGTGCCTTTTGTAAGTCCCCAAGTGCCTCATAAGCCACTGCCAAACTGCCCATGTTATCGGCAATAGAAGCCATCGCATTGATTTCTTTGGCAATTTGCAAACCTTGTTCGGCATTTTCTACCGCCTTTTGGTATTGCTTCGTCTGATTGTAGTTTGCCGCTAAGTTGTTGAAAATCATAGCTAATAGGGCTTTGTCACCTGCTGCTTCTGCTTTTTGGCGTGCTTCTTCAAAGGTTTGTAAAGCAGCTTGATATTGTTTTTGTTCGTAAAAAGTTAGCCCCAAATTGTTGGTAGCCATAAGTTTTAAAGAGGCATGTGGAGAAATTTCTATTGTTTTTTTTAAATAAAAAGCAGCACTGTCATATTGTTTTTCTTGTAAATAGATTGCGCCAATGTTGTTGCAGGCAAAGGCGATGTCGGCGGCAGTGGTAGCAATATAATTGCTTTTTTTGTAATATTTTAAGGCTTCTTTAAAGTCTTTCTGATAGTAGAAAATATTGCCTAAATTGCTAAGAGCGGCTGGCAAATTGTACGTATCATTTGAGGTTTCACAGATGCGCAAAGCCTTTTCAAAATAGGGTAAAGCCTCGCTATACTGCCCCAAACCTTGATAGGACGCACCTAAGCCCGTATAAGTTGCAAAAAAAAGTTGCTTTTTATCTGTTTTATCATACAATAAAATAGCTTTTTTGTAAGCTACAATAGCTTCTTTTAAATCTCCTAAAAGTCTTAGAAAAAGTCCTGAATTATTAAAAGTAACAATTTGTCCGTCGAAATCTTCTGTTTGTTGGTGATGATAGTTGGCTTTTTGCATGGCTTCTAATCCTTTTTTATAGTTGTTTGTATAGTACCAATACATTGCCTCATTTCGTTTTGCCATAGCCGCACCATTTTCATACCCAATGGAAAGGCTTTCTGTGTAGGCTTGTTGGCAGACCAATAACGCCGTATCCAAATTGACCGACTGCCAATATTTTCCTATTTGGTTCAAAATATCTATTTTTTCCTTTGCACTTATTTTCTGGCTCGATAAAACTTGCGTCAGACTATCAAGGGCTTGCCGCTGACACCAAACTGATGATTGTCCAAATAAAGTAAAAAAGTAGATGAAAAGTAATGTCAAAAAAAGATTGCGCATTTTTATAACAATTTGAGCATAACACAAAATAATTTTCATTTTGCCTAACGGCTCTAAAAATAAGGATTTTACCGTCAATAACAAATTTTAGTCTATGTTTCTGTTTCTAAAAGTGGCAAAGTAAAATAAAATTTGGTAAGGTGCGTTTGTTCTGCGCCATTTTCTTGTTTTTCGGGTAGCATTTGGCTTTCTACCCAAATCATACCACCATTTTTTTGGATAAATTCATGACAAAGTAGCAATCCTAAGCCTGTTCCCTTTTCCCCTGCCGTTCCTTGTTGTGAATCGGCAAGGCGTAGAAAAAGCCTTTCTTTTTGCTTTGCTTCGATGCCCAAGCCCTGATTCGAAACCGTAAAAAGTGCCATTGGTTTGTGCTTTTGCTCGATTTTCTCTACTTTTATTTCTATTTCACTGCCTTCGAAGGCGTATTTTATCGCATTAGCAAGCAGATTGCGCAGCAAAAGTGCCAAGACCTGCCTTTCTGCCCAAATGCTTTCTTCCAATAATATTTTAATTTTTAATGTCAGTTTTTTATCTTCTAAATTTTTTTCAAAAAGTTTACTTTTATTTTTAATATGAGTCATAATTTCTTGTGGCAATATTTTTTCAGGCAATATAGTTGCTTGTTGCATTTGATTTTTTGCCCAAAAAAGCATATTTTCTAAAAGGTGTAAATTGACATTTACGTTGGTAGAAAGTTCTTTTAAAACACTTTCAAATTCTTTTTGGGTGAAAAGTCCGCGCTGGGCTAAGGCTAAAATACCCTTCAAAGAGTGGAAAGGACTTTTTAAATCGTGTGCGATAATAGAAAAAAGGCGGTCTTTGGTCTGGTTTAGGGCTTCTAATTTGGCACTCTGTTCGGCGATTTGCTTATTTTTAGCAATAAGATTTTTATTATTACGCTTTTTTTCTTTCATATTGAAAAATATCAAAATCGCTACTACCAAAAGAAAAAGCGTCGTGAGCAGAAAAGAATATGTTAAGTTGCGCTGTTTGCTCAATTCTGCCTCCTTTTGTGCAGCTTTTTCCGCAAAGTGGGCGGCTTGAATCTCTTTTTCTTGGGCTAAAATTTGCCTTGCTAATTCGCTTTTGGTATAATTTTGTGCTAAATCTTGAATAGTAGAATCTTTTTCTTCCAACTCTACCAATCGCAAACGCGCCTCCAACTCTTTTTGTAACAGTGCTAATTCCGTCTGTTCTTTTTCAGAAAGTAAGATTTTTTGCTGATTTTCCGAATCGGTTTGTAATTTTTTCAATTTTTCTTGCTGCACTAATTCGTGAAAAGTACGGTAATAGTTGAAATAAAATTGTGTTTTTTCCAAATCGCCTTTTCGCTGATACGTTTCCGCCAACATGCCATAACAACTGCGAATTTGCTCCAAATCGTTGCGCTCTTTGGCTAAACTAAGGGCTTCTTCCAGCGAAGTCGCCGCCTCGTCGTACCTTTTGAGGTTGTTCTGCACAACGGCAATGTTGAGTAAAGAAGATAAAACCGTTTCTGAATTGCCATTTTTTCGTCTGCCTTCTAAGTTTTTCTGAAAAAAATACAAAGAAGAATCGTATAAATGCAAATCAGAATAAAGCATGGCTAAGTTGCTATAAATGCCATATTGCCCACTTTTATTTGCTACATTTTCATTTAAAAGCAAAGAATGGTTAAAATACGCAATGGCTTTATGTATTTGTTTGTGTTCCCAATAAATTAGGGCTACCTTGTTCATGAGGTCGCTTGCTCCTCGAAAATCCCTCTCTTGTGTGCGTTCTTGTGCGGCTTCCTTGTATTGCTGCACCTGTTTTTTTTCTGTTTCCGAAAGAGCAGTCGGAATAGGCACTGAAACTTTTTGGGGCGTTTGGCAGTAAATTGGTTCTGAATTTGAAAGAAAAAGAAAGAGCATCAGCATAATCTGAATACAAAAAGTTTTCAAATTATACACATGTATAGAAATAAAAACTACCATTAAAATTGAAGATTAAAAAGTCTATACTTGCAGGGGCTTTTGAATAAGACCTGTAACGAACTTGTGTTCGCTCATCAGACTTTGCATATCATCTCTTAGATGGGCTGCGGAGGAAAGAAATTTAATTTCGCAGTGTTTTTGTACTTCTTCGGGAAATTTTGAAAATTCTTTTACAAAAGCCGCACCGTCCATGCCGCTCATATTCATATCCAAGAGAATGAGGGTCGGAAAGTTTTGGTCTAAATTGCCTTTGGTGAGCTGTTTGCCAAGCCACTCTATCGAAACTTTTGCGTTGGAATGAACAAATACTTTTTGCGCCAAGCCTGCCGCTTGTAAGGTTTTTTGTGTAATGAGGTTGTCCATCTCGCTATCATCAATGAGCAAGACCAGACGATGTTTGGTAGTGATGTCCATAATGGGGGTAAAATTTGATGTTTTTTGGATATTTTTTTTAAAAAAGGGTAAGCACTCACGCAAAGATAGCAAAAAAGCATCTGCTCTTGTCAAAAGAGCCTTTGAAATATCATTAAAAGGGTTATTTTGAGCCGTTTGTCTATCCTCTACACTGATTTTTTGAGAAAAAATAGCCCAAGAACAGAATTTTACTTGTCTTGTATGACAAAATAGAGTAGCTTTGTCATATACTTGAATAAGACTTTAATTGCCATGAAAAAACAAAAAAAAATACAACTCTTAATTTTTTTTGCAGCTTTATGCCTTCTCTATGCACCACTTTGGGGGCAGAAACCCGATTCGCTACGGGTACGCAAACACATTGCAAGGCTTTGCGCTCCTGATATGCATGGGCGCGGATATGAGCAAAAAGGCGATAAAGTGGCTGCCGATTACATCAGTGCTGAATTTGAAAAGATAGGCTTAGAAAAATTTGGGACAACTTATTTTCAAAATTTCACAATTTCGGTGAACACTTTTTCTAAAAAAAAGATACAGTTACAGAAAGAAAAGCTAATTGTGGGCAAAGATTATTTGGTGAATCCTATCTCTATTTCGGGCAAAGGCAAGGGCGAAATTTACTACCTCGACTCGGCACAAATGACCTTTCTTTTAAAAGACAAAACTGCACAAACTCAATTTTTAAATCAAAATTTGTCTAAAAAAATAGTAGCCTATCCTGCCAATTTTTATGGTAAGGTGGTAGAACACGCACCTGAAATTTTGCGCCATTTCTATACCAGCAAGGCGGTTTTGAGCATAGAAAACAAGCTAACTGCGACCCTTTCACCCGAAGGATTTGCCCCTGCCACTTTTCAAGTTAGTAAAAAAATATTTGATTCTTTATATCAAATAGAAAAAGAGAAAGGTAAAAAGGTTACGGCAAAATTTCAACTTCAACACCAAACTTTGCCCCAATATCCCACTCAAAATGTGCTTGGATATGTGAAAGGAAAGAAGAATCCGCAACAGTGGCTCGTTTTTTCAGCACATTACGACCATTTGGGGCGCGTTAGTCCCGAACATTATTTTGCAGGCGCAAACGACAATGCCAGCGGAGTGGCGATGCTTTTAGAATTAGCCGCCTATTTCAAGGCAAATCCTGCCGATTATTCTGTGGCTTTTATTGCATTTGGCGCAGAAGAAATAGGATTAAAAGGTTCTTTGTATTACGTACAAAATCCTTATTTCCCACTCAAACAGATTAAGTTTTTAATGAATTTAGACCTACTTGGCACAGGCGATACAGGCGCAACGGTTGTAAATGCAACAATTTTTGAAAAAGAATTTGCATTATTACAAGAAATAAATAGAGAAAAACAGTTTCTACCTCAAATTCTCTCACGTGGCGAAGCTCCCAATTCTGACCATTACTTTTTCTTCCGCGCAGGCGTGCCTTGCTTTTTTATCTACCTTACGGGCGGCATACAAGCCTATCACGACATTTACGACCGCCCCGAAACGCTGCCGCTGACGCGCTTTGAGGAAACTTTTGCGCTATTGATTCAATTTATGTCTAAATTTTAAATTCAAATATATGAGTGCTTCACCTGTCTTTTCGCTGACTTCGCTCAAAAAAGATTTTGAGCCGCTTTCCACTTCCCACATGTTGGTGCGATTTCAGGATTGCGACCCTTTTGGGCATCTCAATAATATTCGCTACTTAGATTATTTTCTCAATGCACGTGATAATCAGGTTACGCACGATTATGGGGTGTCGCTTTACGATTTTATCCAAAAAGAGAAAAAAGGTTGGGTCATTTTAAAAAATGAAATTGCTTATCTACGCGCTGTGGCTTGCGGCAGCGAGGTTACGGTCAGGACGGCAACGGTCTATTTTTCAGACTATGAAGCGATTGTCGAGGGTAGAATGTTGGATAAAGAGCAGCAAAACTTACATGCGCTTTTTTGGATGCGTTTGGCATTTTTTGATACCACCACAGGGCGAAGAATCAAGCATGACCCTGAAATTCAGACTTTTTTTGAAGCCGTCCGCCTGAAAGAATTTGAAGCACAGGATACAACCTTCGACCAAAGATTGCAAGATTTGCAACAATATTACAGGGCTAAAAAAAGGCAATCCTAAGCGACACTTTTGCCAAAATGCAAAGGCTTGCCAAAACATTTTGAGCCTTAAAAGGTTTAAAGCAAATCCTTACC
The Hugenholtzia roseola DSM 9546 DNA segment above includes these coding regions:
- a CDS encoding polyprenyl synthetase family protein — protein: MKNPTPEVLLEALEKDIVALEFGTSPANLYDPLRYMMQLGGKRLRPMLCLLAYQLFDNQWQNALVPAISIEVFHNFTLIHDDLMDNAPLRRNQATVHQKWNPNVAILSGDVMLVKVYDLLLEKVPHIHLKTVLQAFNLCAAQVCEGQQLDMDFETSEGISKGDYLKMIELKTAVLLGFALELGGILGGANSEEAHLLRKIGIEAGIGFQLQDDFLDVYGDPKTFGKQVGGDIIENKKTYLLLDALEKAKGETAKELQYWLQENQKPAEKVAAIRQIYDQLEVGKATKERYQAYFTQAVLGLERLPLSDTRKNPLRNLFHTLFMREK
- a CDS encoding sensor histidine kinase, whose protein sequence is MLILVLIVYRQRERKKRVNRILSEKNEEITTQNEKLAQLHQTKDRLFSIIAHDLKSPFHSLKGILALAQRGLFTQKEFESVLKELSTNVNVNLHLLENMLFWAKNQMQQAAILPEKILPQETMTHIKNKSKLFEKNLEDKKLTLKTKLLLEESIWAERQVLALLLRNLLANAIKYAFEGSEIEIKVEKIEQKHKPMALFTVSNQGLGIEARQKERLFLRLADSQQGTAGEKGTGLGLLLCHEFVQKNGGMIWVESQMLPEKQENGAKQTHLTKFYFTLPLI
- a CDS encoding tetratricopeptide repeat protein, with protein sequence MRNLFLTLLFIYFFTLFGQSSVWCQRQALDSLTQVLSSQKISAKEKIDILNQIGKYWQSVNLDTALLVCQQAYTESLSIGYENGAAMAKRNEAMYWYYTNNYKKGLEAMQKANYHHQQTEDFDGQIVTFNNSGLFLRLLGDLKEAIVAYKKAILLYDKTDKKQLFFATYTGLGASYQGLGQYSEALPYFEKALRICETSNDTYNLPAALSNLGNIFYYQKDFKEALKYYKKSNYIATTAADIAFACNNIGAIYLQEKQYDSAAFYLKKTIEISPHASLKLMATNNLGLTFYEQKQYQAALQTFEEARQKAEAAGDKALLAMIFNNLAANYNQTKQYQKAVENAEQGLQIAKEINAMASIADNMGSLAVAYEALGDLQKALFYQKAQQNYRDSLFNIEKSNQIDALLLERKKLENERLEQENLLQKKSLENERLEKQDRERELLILQKQAEADRLFALAQQEKDKRKADSLYNQAQKAQLEAQNLKIRTEKERAESLLQISEKESEIKLRNYALYLGSIIVFFIAYLSFDSV
- a CDS encoding tetratricopeptide repeat-containing sensor histidine kinase, with amino-acid sequence MVVFISIHVYNLKTFCIQIMLMLFLFLSNSEPIYCQTPQKVSVPIPTALSETEKKQVQQYKEAAQERTQERDFRGASDLMNKVALIYWEHKQIHKAIAYFNHSLLLNENVANKSGQYGIYSNLAMLYSDLHLYDSSLYFFQKNLEGRRKNGNSETVLSSLLNIAVVQNNLKRYDEAATSLEEALSLAKERNDLEQIRSCYGMLAETYQRKGDLEKTQFYFNYYRTFHELVQQEKLKKLQTDSENQQKILLSEKEQTELALLQKELEARLRLVELEEKDSTIQDLAQNYTKSELARQILAQEKEIQAAHFAEKAAQKEAELSKQRNLTYSFLLTTLFLLVVAILIFFNMKEKKRNNKNLIAKNKQIAEQSAKLEALNQTKDRLFSIIAHDLKSPFHSLKGILALAQRGLFTQKEFESVLKELSTNVNVNLHLLENMLFWAKNQMQQATILPEKILPQEIMTHIKNKSKLFEKNLEDKKLTLKIKILLEESIWAERQVLALLLRNLLANAIKYAFEGSEIEIKVEKIEQKHKPMALFTVSNQGLGIEAKQKERLFLRLADSQQGTAGEKGTGLGLLLCHEFIQKNGGMIWVESQMLPEKQENGAEQTHLTKFYFTLPLLETET
- a CDS encoding response regulator; this translates as MDITTKHRLVLLIDDSEMDNLITQKTLQAAGLAQKVFVHSNAKVSIEWLGKQLTKGNLDQNFPTLILLDMNMSGMDGAAFVKEFSKFPEEVQKHCEIKFLSSAAHLRDDMQSLMSEHKFVTGLIQKPLQV
- a CDS encoding M28 family metallopeptidase yields the protein MKKQKKIQLLIFFAALCLLYAPLWGQKPDSLRVRKHIARLCAPDMHGRGYEQKGDKVAADYISAEFEKIGLEKFGTTYFQNFTISVNTFSKKKIQLQKEKLIVGKDYLVNPISISGKGKGEIYYLDSAQMTFLLKDKTAQTQFLNQNLSKKIVAYPANFYGKVVEHAPEILRHFYTSKAVLSIENKLTATLSPEGFAPATFQVSKKIFDSLYQIEKEKGKKVTAKFQLQHQTLPQYPTQNVLGYVKGKKNPQQWLVFSAHYDHLGRVSPEHYFAGANDNASGVAMLLELAAYFKANPADYSVAFIAFGAEEIGLKGSLYYVQNPYFPLKQIKFLMNLDLLGTGDTGATVVNATIFEKEFALLQEINREKQFLPQILSRGEAPNSDHYFFFRAGVPCFFIYLTGGIQAYHDIYDRPETLPLTRFEETFALLIQFMSKF
- a CDS encoding acyl-CoA thioesterase is translated as MSASPVFSLTSLKKDFEPLSTSHMLVRFQDCDPFGHLNNIRYLDYFLNARDNQVTHDYGVSLYDFIQKEKKGWVILKNEIAYLRAVACGSEVTVRTATVYFSDYEAIVEGRMLDKEQQNLHALFWMRLAFFDTTTGRRIKHDPEIQTFFEAVRLKEFEAQDTTFDQRLQDLQQYYRAKKRQS